A window of Castanea sativa cultivar Marrone di Chiusa Pesio chromosome 1, ASM4071231v1 contains these coding sequences:
- the LOC142621717 gene encoding 2-(3-amino-3-carboxypropyl)histidine synthase subunit 1, with amino-acid sequence MEQSLSVNEKPKARPTPKRFVKNQIPDSILNDPALNAAIALLPSNYNFEVHKCVWRVLSTGAKRLALQLPEGLLMYSLVLSDIFTSFASISHCFVLGDVTYGACCVDDLAASALGADLLIHYGHSCLVPIDSTSIPCLYVFVDIQIDTSCLLQTLELNLPTTTTLFLAGTIQFASAIRAIKPDLEKIGFRVSIPQSKPLSAGEVLGCTAPRVPKIEGEDKAIVFVADGRFHLEAIMIANPEIKAFRYDPYLGKLLLEEYDHKGMKESRRDAILKAREAKSWGIVLGTLGRQGNPRSLERLEAKMREKDLDYTVVLMSEISPGRVALFEDSVDAWIQIACPRLSIDWGDAFKKPLLTTFEAEIALRFIPGWWEKNLAVNSLGCMKNDKCCGGENGDYPMDYYAQDGGEWNSTYLKKNLSRPVRRNV; translated from the coding sequence ATGGAGCAGTCACTATCAGTTAACGAGAAACCGAAGGCTAGACCCACACCAAAACGCTTTGTGAAGAACCAAATCCCGGACTCCATCCTTAATGACCCAGCTCTCAACGCTGCCATTGCCCTCCTCCCCTCTAACTACAACTTTGAGGTCCATAAATGCGTGTGGCGAGTACTCTCCACGGGCGCCAAGCGCCTAGCCCTCCAGTTGCCGGAAGGCCTCCTCATGTATTCCCTCGTCCTCTCTGACATCTTTACCTCCTTTGCCTCCATCTCCCACTGCTTCGTCCTTGGTGATGTCACCTATGGTGCGTGTTGTGTTGACGACCTCGCTGCTTCGGCCCTTGGTGCCGACCTCCTCATCCATTATGGCCACAGTTGCCTGGTCCCCATCGACTCCACCTCCATCCCCTGCCTTTACGTCTTCGTTGACATCCAGATTGACACGAGTTGCTTGCTCCAGACCCTTGAGCTTAATTTACCCACCACCACAACATTATTCCTCGCTGGTACCATCCAATTTGCCTCTGCTATCAGGGCCATCAAGCCCGACTTGGAGAAAATTGGATTCCGTGTCTCAATTCCGCAATCCAAGCCATTATCAGCAGGTGAGGTTCTTGGTTGCACAGCGCCAAGAGTCCCTAAGATTGAAGGAGAGGATAAGGCCATAGTGTTTGTGGCAGATGGGCGGTTTCATTTGGAAGCGATTATGATTGCGAACCCGGAAATTAAGGCATTTCGGTATGATCCTTATTTGGGAAAGTTATTGTTGGAGGAGTATGATCATAAGGGGATGAAGGAGTCAAGGAGGGACGCAATTTTGAAGGCCAGGGAGGCCAAGAGTTGGGGCATTGTGTTGGGGACTCTAGGGAGGCAAGGGAATCCTAGGAGTCTTGAGAGGTTGGAGGccaaaatgagagagaaggaTTTGGATTATACAGTTGTTTTGATGTCAGAGATTAGCCCAGGGAGGGTAGCGTTGTTTGAGGACTCTGTGGATGCTTGGATCCAAATTGCGTGTCCTAGGTTGTCCATTGACTGGGGTGATGCCTTCAAAAAGCCGCTCTTAACTACATTTGAGGCAGAGATTGCACTCAGGTTTATACCAGGTTGGTGGGAGAAGAACTTGGCAGTGAATTCATTGGGATGCATGAAAAATGACAAGTGTTGCGGGGGTGAGAATGGGGATTATCCAATGGATTATTATGCTCAGGATGGTGGCGAGTGGAATTCCACTTATTTGAAGAAGAATCTGTCTCGCCCTGTGCGGCGAAATGTCTGA